From Ascaphus truei isolate aAscTru1 chromosome 17, aAscTru1.hap1, whole genome shotgun sequence, the proteins below share one genomic window:
- the CISH gene encoding cytokine-inducible SH2-containing protein, giving the protein MPFRCSWTDMILCVQGPQALLAEQRVRRPSSCVGVPGFAPDQVMHPLTQPPSCPEAPPRTDAHVVPASSPLDIRDPEEDLLCIGRTFSYLRESGWYWGSITATEAKQQLQKMPEGVFLVRDSTHPSYLLTLSVRTNRGPTNVRIEYSDSLFRLDSNCLSKPRILSFPDVVSLVQYYVSSCHSEPPCQPPLVPPSPKEPTAVHLKLARPLTRSGRSPSLQHLCRLQINRGLAPGAGVTELPLPRRMVEYLQRYPFQL; this is encoded by the exons ATGCCTTTCCGCTGCTCCTGGACGGATATGATTCTGTGTGTGCAAGG tCCCCAGGCCCTGTTGGCAGAGCAGAGGGTCCGCAGGCCGTCCTCGTGTGTGGGGGTCCCTGGATTTGCACCTGACCAGGTCATGCATCCTCTGACACAGCCTCCCTCCTGCCCTGAGGCGCCCCCCAGGACAGACGCCCACGTGGTCCCTGCATCATCGCCGCTTGATATCCGGGACCCCGAGGAAGATCTCCTGTGTATCGGTCGAACCTTCTCCTACCTCCGGGAATCTG GCTGGTACTGGGGCTCTATCACAGCCACAGAGGCCAAACAGCAGCTGCAGAAGATGCCGGAGGGAGTTTTCCTGGTAAGGGACAGCACTCACCCCAGCTACCTCCTCACGCTGTCGGTCCGGACAAACCGCGGCCCCACGAACGTTCGCATAGAGTATTCCGACAGCCTCTTCCGACTGGACTCCAACTGCCTGTCCAAGCCCCGCATCCTGTCTTTCCCGGACGTAGTCAGCCTGGTCCAGTACTACGTGTCGTCCTGCCACTCCGAACCACCATGCCAGCCCCCGCTCGTGCCACCCTCACCCAAAGAACCCACCGCTGTGCACCTGAAGCTCGCGCGCCCCCTGACGCGGAGCGGACGGAGCCCCAGCCTGCAGCACCTGTGCCGCTTGCAGATAAATCGGGGACTGGCGCCCGGTGCGGGGGTGACGGAGCTGCCACTCCCCAGGAGGATGGTAGAGTACCTGCAGAGGTACCCGTTTCAGCTCTGA